The Sphaerodactylus townsendi isolate TG3544 linkage group LG02, MPM_Stown_v2.3, whole genome shotgun sequence DNA segment tgttgtttttagcctgctgtgtttaatgttattatgaattgttgttgcaggcctgctgtacgccgcccagagccctttggggatgggtggtttaaaatctaatatattaaataaataaatgaatgaataaaaaaataaataacagaaagccccattgaagtctatggtgggaaaagtaattgtttccaccatagaacttgctgaagagcctggaagattctggggaatttttgAGTGTATAAGCActagctgcacatttttgaagatataggtgccagactttcaagatggctccaagaggcctcctggtaatagcatccaagcttggtgagcttttcttctgggagtggaaggtgtgggttgagaaagttctgagataactcagccagcaggcttcatgtgcaggagcaaggaaacaaaataagtctttttggggcccataaaattgaacccccagaaaaaagttcaccaagcctggaagccattaccaggagggtctcctggagccccCTTGAAAgactggtgcctctatcttcaaaaatgtcattggctacaatggagtctaagtactgcagaacaaagaatcttgggcaaatggtTGGGACCTTCAAAtggatagccccatctcctgttagctcccattgtaaactatgggggatggggcaccccctttgggggtccataactttgtccccccaaaaccaaacgtcaccaaacacatgtggtatcatcaggacagtctctgggtgatttcctgatattttggtgtcactagctttaaaaatgcgccccctgcaggctgaaacgtgaaaaagcaccccaaaaattaaaaaaaatcaaatggatccaaattttcgggtatatccgaatctgttatttgtcttatttgggcatacagatcattttctgcccaaataaatctgaatctgaattttaccgaatttttagggtatttaccaagcctaataGGAATGCCTTGAAGGAAAAGTACATATTTTCTGAAACACCTGAATGAGTTCCAACATTCATAAATTGTTGCccattttcattctgtttcattAAAAAAGGTTCTACTAAGTGCCATTTCACATGTGATATTTCTATGGGTTCCCACATTTCCACAACACCATACCCATCACTTTGCTGTTTTGttggaagagaagagagacaTGTGCAAAGATATGTCTCTCTTTTATACAGTATAGAAAAGACAATGTTAAACCCAACTGTGgaacttgttttttttcctgaaacataCAAAGCacctttaaaacaaaatgttctcTCATTTGGGAACTGCAACACTTATGTCTGCTTCTTCTCCATTTTTCAGAATCTGACCATATAATCAGGTAGACAATCTTAATTTCTTTGTTCATTCTCTGTTGTTGAACACTGCTCCCTAGAGATTTTGAATACCTTGATTGTATTTCTTAGCTCACCATGCTCAGGCATATTTTAATTGAGTTATGTAATTAAATATCTTTAAAGTTTACAGGTATTAGTTCTTTCATACAATCAAAATAAAGACTAAGGACTTTTGTAAAGGATATTAATTCTATGAGAACTGATAAATAAGAAGAGCAGAACTTCCAGTATTATAGAGTGAAACATTTAAACCTGAAGCCTCCTTTTGTTCTGGAAAACACTGGcaaagttgtggggagggggaataagaaGAGAAATGCCCTTTATTTTGCAGGAAGAAAGGTAATATCCCTCATAGGAGGTTTTTTCATATACTATGGATTTGCAATACAGATACTGCACTACATGGCCTGTATGGCAAACCCCGTAACGTTTTTGTTGCTGAAATCTGGGTCAATCCTAGCATAGAAAGAATTGCTCTCATATTGTTCCTGACAACATGGGAAGTGTCATGTTTCAGCAGTTCCCATATTGCTAGCATAACAGGAAAAGGGGATTTCTTGAGTACACTTCAGCCCATTGAAAACAGTTCATTTCGATCAGCTAAAGCACACTCGGTTCTCTATTTGATTGTGGCTACTATCTTTCAGACATGGTATGTTGTATTATAGATATACTAAATACAGAGTTCCCCTATTTCATTCAAGACTTCCTCTCTGCACAGTGTTCCACTGTCCCTCAATTATGGTTTAACCAAGAGTATTTCTATAATTAGTTCCAGAATTGGATCATGCACAGTTTGAAGCAGGTTCCAGTTACTTTCATTCATTTGTATCTTTTTGTGATATTTGCATTTTGTGAAATTTGCAATACACGCAGGTGCACTGATAAAATTCTGCAAAAAGCATCCTTGATGTGATAATTTTAAATATAATAGCATCAAGATATTGTTGTGTGTATGGTATATACACTTGTATTTCCATatcacacaggaaaaaaatgctgaTACAATTGTGAATAAATTCACATGAAGATTTTTTGCAGTATTTTATCAAACTGTATATATACATCAGTAACACAGAAGCGGAGAAAGGTGCACATGAACTTACAGATTCCAAAACTAAGGCAATGTATTTATACATATTctctataaaaacaaaacaaaagcctaaaaataacaaacaaaaaaaccccacaagccAAATAACAGAGGATTATTCATCAATTCTGGAGAGAAGATCAGAATATTAGAACTCAAAAATTCAGGGAGAAATTCAATGGCAATAATTTTGGAAGCATCCCTACTTCTGAAAGTAAATATTTGACTACTTcctgttaaaatttaaaacattcattgaaTACTCTTATTATAacgatttcctttttttaaagtggggaaccaacattgcagaaaaaaatacctGTAAATTTTGAATGAACTTTTAACACTTAAAACCACACTAAAAATGAATGGTGTCCAAGTACAGAAAAAAACCAACAATATTTTATTCATAATCTTAGTTTTAGTGATTGAACTACAAATCCTGGTTCTAGAATTGTTTAAAAGATCATGGGTTTTATAGATGCTCACATGAAAATTAATTTCTTggatttttgtttcttcttccacaGAATGGTCCTTCCAGAAAATACAGAACAGGTcattatgtgaaaaaaaataaaataaaagttttgttatttttgttgctgtttcttgaTTGTTCTTATGAACCTACTGCTAACATCCATTTCCCTGTTGAACCATTTCAAAAAGGGCATGAgaagaaagtgaaatgaaaaagaCAAAATAGACCGAATCTCACCACTAGAATTCACCATAAAAATTCCCAAAGCATTAACAGAATTCTTACAAAAATTCCTAGACCAGTTCTTTAGAGAATCAAGTTGTCCTATGAAAAAAATATGGCAAATAGGGTTAGgacaggggaagaagaagggtCAGGAAAGAAGTAGGGTAAATAAGTGCAGCAAAAAGAGGTTCTGAGGAATACACATAATTTTGTCTGCTTTCGCACACAATagaatttttaataaataattttttttgtaaagacaCTTTTTTGAAACAGTAGATTTAGCCCAGTCATTTGTGTCATTTTTAATAAActgtctttttgttttaaattcccCCTTTAaatttgtaaatgttttaaatctgaGTCTCTTGCACATTGTCTTTTGAATTCATTCGGATCAATAATGGTTCATGCACTGAACTGTGTATTGAATTTATTGTGTTAACTGTTGTTGTGTGGTTGAAAGGAGATTTATAAGAGTTATAGTGATTTAGGTGCTCATGCTCTATAGCTGGCATGGGCAAATGACTTTCTATAGGTGTATCACCTGTAAGCTCATCTTCCACATTAATGATCTCTACTGTTCGTGTTGGAGCGTGGTGATTTTGTCGGTGATGCTGTTTTCTCATTTTGTAGAAAATGACCAACATCACTGCTGCCATGAGAGTGATTGCCACAAAACAACCAATTATGATTTTGGTAGTCTTCATAACTTCATCTATTCCTGGAATCCCATTGCTTGAATCTGTCACAGGGATGGTGAATGTTTTTTCTGTTGACCTTGTGCTCTGTGGTGTGAGAGAGGTTGTTgcattggtggtttcccattcaatgAATGGTGTGGGCCAAACCTGCTCTGTGGTCCGTGCCTCATCCTGAGAAGGTTCCACAGTTTCTACTGTGATGGTTGAAAAGTATGTAATACACTCCTGTGCAGTTACATTGAGTGTGGCAGAAGCTGTGGTATTCCCAACAGAGTTACTCACCAAGCACGTATACAAGCCTGTGTCTTGCGCAGTCACCCTCGTAAAATTTAATGTGCCATCACTCAGCACAGAAATCCGAACCCTATAAGCCCCATGTGTTATAACAGACCCATTAGGAGTAATCCAAGATATAGAGGTCAAGGATGTTGATGCTCGGCATTTCAGCTCCGCAGCCATGCCTTCAGTGACGTTGAGGTCTGTTGGAGGTTCCACAATTACAGGAGCATAGCACGTAAAGTAATTCAGGTCCAGCTCACCGATGTATCTTCCTTTCAAGCTAGGAGGTGTGTTGCAACGGGCACAGCATGCAGTGTTGGAGGGTGCTTTGTCTTTAATCCACCAGCTGAGCCACAGGATATCACAGTTGCAGTTCCAAGGGTTGTGATGCAGATGAATCCTTTCTAGACGGAGAGGTGTGAAGAGGTCGTGAGGCAGCAGTGTTAGATTGTTATGAGCCAGGTTGATCTCTACCAGCGACTGAAGGTTATCAAAGGCATTCCTTTCAATCACTTGAATCTGGGATTGGATCAGCCACAGTTTTTGAAGGTGCATTAACCCTTGAAAGGACCCTGGCTTGATAGAAGTTAAGTGGTTCCCAGAAAGATCTAGCTCATCCAGTTTTACAAGTGGTGTGAGGTTAGGGATCTCCCGAAGGTTACACATAGCAAGGTTCAAATACCTCAAATTGGAAAGACCTTCAAAGGCACCTTCTGAGATATATGAAAGCCTTTTTAATTCCCCCAAATCCAACCTTCGCAGAGAAGGGATTCTATTAAAAGCATAAGAAGGGATACTCTCAATGGGGTTGTTCCGCAACCAAAGTTCCTTTAGTTTTGACAGGTATACAAAAGCTCCATTTGGAATGGTGCTAAGACGATTGTCAAAGAGTTCCAAAGTATTGAGATTAGCCAGACCATTGAAAGCCCCTATTTCTATTGTTCTAATGTGATTCCTGCTCAACTGTAAGACTTCTAGATGCCTCAGGTGTTTGAAACTATTCACCTTAATGATTTGGATTTGGTTCTCATGGAGATTCAATAACCGTGTATTGGTAGAGATGGCATCAGGGACCTCTCTCAGATTCTTCCTCACACAAATTACTTTGCTGAATTGGTTACTACAGGAACAGACAGAAGGACAAGTCTGTGCTCTAACCAAACCAGCCACCACAAGAAGTTGAAGAGCCAGTAGCACCACAAGCAAGGGGTCAAATAGGGCCCTGTTAAACCTAGGACCTATCATTATCTGCTGTGGATGTAAGGTCATCTTGTTCAACATTCATAATTTGTTTGGTGTTGGTCCTTCAGGAGCTCCAAtagtctgaaagaaagaaagagaaaggggaaaactaAGTATTATATTAGCTTCCAATGTTAAAACATACTTCATTCCACACCTACAATTTCCCAAGTAAGATTTTCTTCAAAAGAGttgggtaaaaaaaaattactatatATATCTTCCCATGCAAGTAGCAAAAAACTTATGAGGAAAGTTGTTATTGAAAAAGGAGATCTTAACCAAGACTTAATATACCCTCTTAATAGTCTGATCAAAAGAAATTAAGAtatcaaataaaatatgattCCAGCTGTTAAAATAGTATCTGCCTTGATTGACATTGGGGTGCTGTTAATGTAGGGAAGGGGAGTGAAGAAATATAGTAAAGTTAACTGTTCATAAGATTATCTAAATTTTAAGAAatacattttcattcattcatgattTTATTAACTTTCATCTCAAGAGGATTTAGTTCCACAAAGGAATATGTATGTTATGAACATAATGATGCTGTTAAATTTTGTAATTTCTTGTTTGAGATACAAATTTAGCATATTGTAATGATATTTGTGTCCAGTCTGTTATGTGCCAAACATTCTACTTCTACTTGGATTTATTCTGAGCTAAAATTTCCTTTCTTTGGGGTACTTGCTTATCTGGCAGCTGCAGTTTCCTGGTGAAACAAAAAGAAGGAGGTCCACTTAATGTCTCTCACCCTCTCTCCCTGGTGCCCTGGAAAACTCAACAGTAGTGTCCCAAGCACCAAGGCATAGTTTTCAAGAATCTGACCCAGACAAAAGAATTCAATGTTTCCCAGGTTCCTTagtgattttgctatttctgtaGCAACATGCTGGCAAGTGTAAGAGAGGAAGAAAGCTTCAGTGAgtttttcccactgctgctaTATCTACTTCTACTATTTCTTACCTGCCACCAAGCCAGGTAAGTAGAAGTGGTCAAGGTGAAACGGCAGGGATAAGTGCTTGGAATCATGAGAATGGCAGGGATAAGTGCTTGGAATCCCACTCATTAAAATGGCAGGGATAAGTGCTTGGAATTCCACACTTTTCAGATGATATTAAGAGTGTGGCAGAGTCCAAACTGGGATAAGAATATATTAGGCTGTTTGTCATTTTTTCCCTTAGCATGTTTTCTTATCCGAATTATCAACTGAACTCAGGGATGGGTTTCCATAGCTATATGAGTATGTTTTACACAGAGAATATAAATTCAGTTGGCAATACATTTAGAGCACTAAAAATGTGTTTTATAATTGGTTAAAAGTAATCGAAATTAAGGAGATTTCTCATCTTCCTTTGCATAATGTTGGCAAGTTTCTGTTTCATTCTCAGTAACACAATGCAAAAATTAGTAACTGATATTTAACATCAATTAATAGTAAagcttgtaaaaataaaaatagggaaCTTGTAATACTAGCCTTCGGAACACAGAGTGCTTAATATAGATTTGAAGATCATTTGACTTAATACCTATTATaacaaatgaattttaaaacatgATAGGAATATTTGTTATCTAAGAACTGTGGACTATAACACACAAGGGACTCCACATTTGAACAACTGTACCTTGAATATATATAAAGCATCTTATCTGTATGCTGCTCTCAGGATTTTAGTAAATTGTGCTAAAGATGACAGCTGTAACATGGCGAGTGTAATTTTTGCTGCAC contains these protein-coding regions:
- the LRRC4C gene encoding leucine-rich repeat-containing protein 4C, with amino-acid sequence MLNKMTLHPQQIMIGPRFNRALFDPLLVVLLALQLLVVAGLVRAQTCPSVCSCSNQFSKVICVRKNLREVPDAISTNTRLLNLHENQIQIIKVNSFKHLRHLEVLQLSRNHIRTIEIGAFNGLANLNTLELFDNRLSTIPNGAFVYLSKLKELWLRNNPIESIPSYAFNRIPSLRRLDLGELKRLSYISEGAFEGLSNLRYLNLAMCNLREIPNLTPLVKLDELDLSGNHLTSIKPGSFQGLMHLQKLWLIQSQIQVIERNAFDNLQSLVEINLAHNNLTLLPHDLFTPLRLERIHLHHNPWNCNCDILWLSWWIKDKAPSNTACCARCNTPPSLKGRYIGELDLNYFTCYAPVIVEPPTDLNVTEGMAAELKCRASTSLTSISWITPNGSVITHGAYRVRISVLSDGTLNFTRVTAQDTGLYTCLVSNSVGNTTASATLNVTAQECITYFSTITVETVEPSQDEARTTEQVWPTPFIEWETTNATTSLTPQSTRSTEKTFTIPVTDSSNGIPGIDEVMKTTKIIIGCFVAITLMAAVMLVIFYKMRKQHHRQNHHAPTRTVEIINVEDELTGDTPIESHLPMPAIEHEHLNHYNSYKSPFNHTTTVNTINSIHSSVHEPLLIRMNSKDNVQETQI